A single genomic interval of bacterium harbors:
- a CDS encoding VacJ family lipoprotein, which translates to MNIARLSALLLVTFMASAGCAHRAAVVPADSPGMRPTVATVAPDAAAAGTALPVAGTERADAEVDEEPAAVEAGQGPAAARGEVSDPIAGWNRAMFTFNDRLYFWVLKPVARGYRAVVPGFVRTGVRNFFHNLTTPGRLVSDVVQLKGREAGIELGKFMINTTWGVLGLWDVFAANPEAKIPEGDLGLAMGHYGVANGPYIVWPFLGPSTLRDSVGLVGDFLLDPTTYVQPRTAATGIYVYREVNTTTFRIGDYEAVKEAAIDPYIAIRQAYIQHRARAGDTYEPEQNFIYP; encoded by the coding sequence ATGAACATTGCACGGTTGTCCGCACTCCTGCTCGTGACCTTCATGGCATCCGCGGGCTGCGCCCACCGGGCGGCGGTCGTCCCGGCCGATTCCCCGGGGATGCGCCCCACCGTCGCCACCGTCGCCCCCGACGCCGCCGCTGCCGGCACGGCATTGCCCGTGGCGGGAACCGAGCGCGCGGACGCGGAGGTGGACGAGGAGCCCGCAGCGGTCGAGGCTGGGCAGGGGCCGGCGGCGGCGCGTGGCGAGGTCTCCGACCCCATCGCCGGCTGGAACCGCGCGATGTTCACGTTCAACGACCGGCTGTATTTCTGGGTGCTCAAGCCGGTCGCCCGGGGGTACCGGGCCGTCGTCCCCGGCTTCGTCCGCACCGGCGTGCGGAACTTCTTCCACAACCTGACGACGCCCGGCCGGCTCGTGAGCGACGTGGTGCAGCTCAAGGGGCGCGAGGCAGGCATCGAGCTCGGCAAGTTCATGATCAACACCACGTGGGGGGTGCTGGGGTTGTGGGACGTGTTCGCGGCCAATCCCGAGGCGAAGATCCCCGAAGGAGACCTGGGGCTGGCGATGGGGCACTACGGCGTCGCCAACGGGCCGTACATCGTCTGGCCGTTCCTGGGCCCGTCCACGCTGCGGGATTCGGTCGGACTCGTCGGGGACTTCCTGCTGGATCCGACGACCTACGTCCAGCCGCGCACGGCCGCCACGGGCATCTACGTCTACCGGGAGGTCAACACGACCACGTTCCGCATCGGCGATTACGAGGCCGTCAAGGAAGCCGCCATCGACCCGTACATCGCCATCCGGCAGGCCTACATCCAGCACCGGGCGCGCGCGGGTGACACCTACGAGCCGGAGCAGAACTTCATCTACCCCTGA